A single Phoenix dactylifera cultivar Barhee BC4 chromosome 1, palm_55x_up_171113_PBpolish2nd_filt_p, whole genome shotgun sequence DNA region contains:
- the LOC113461997 gene encoding putative disease resistance protein RGA3: MAMILDAFVKRYMNKLADFVEGEASIILNVKDELQKLQRRLERIGGFLEHAERKRHIDPNISNWVRELKDIMYDADDIIDLCIIEGSKLLESRQSISAVRHPFPLFSCFGCMKFCYEIGDKIRDLNKRLEEITDYRSIFPNLGNPNQYVQESGVNPRQTFPIESNSDIVGTQIEEATQSLVESVVKEEKQKIWILGIVGMGGIGKTTLASNIYNDERIKENFPIRVWVCVSKIFSETRLLQEIIRSAGGNYGQAETKAELIPFLSSVLSRRFIVVLDDIWRANVWEDLLRYPFESATAGGRIVITTRDINVAKNMRARVHYVDKMGSDEGWILFCKKVFRDDEKEEIINLKKIGMKIVDKCDGLPLAIKTIAGVLRSKERTSIAWNNVLRSDAWSMSRLQTELPGALFLSYEDLSSDLKQCFLFCSLYPEDRRMSRNDLVRYWLAEGFVKSQGDVLLEDLAEDYYKELICRNLLHPVPTNTDQSWCTMHDLLRSLAQFLIGDESAVVGDGKTCTTNPLTKLRRLSISNIGERLEIPDAVKKQNCLRTLIVWSSPKTKIIEHEFGRLRQLRVLNLNDIELESLPDSIGNLLHLRHLDLDRTNVKKLPESIGRLQNLQTLSLSGCQFLHMLPKAITNLCKLRCLRLGGTPLSHLPRGIGKLTHLNNLRGFVVGDDGGEQNQGCDLEELQSLSQLRALRIDRLERSRAGASVLANTCFLRRLYLHWQPPEAENNQPRCGEDAIQNVNKICNDLSPLSSLEVLKFYNFFGSGFPGWLMSSLLGASFPHLAFLHLVACKSSPQLPPLGLLPQLKFLRISGADAIVTVGPELLGHCASAITAFPRLEYLQIWHMPNWKEWSFGVVEEVGDEIRGASKLLPHLKSLQLKDCPELIALPKGLGHATNLQKLRIVGAHNLREIKNLPFLTEELYIGRNLRLERVSNFPLLKSLQIVNCSRLQHVENFDMLQFLGLEHPSTVQGTSEIASLECLTDVSNNFDEQIEHLPLWLLDLLGQHQNAPIAMQNLRKFILRCSSPLFESFRKDAPNRPIIQWIPEVWIEDIDGPFRIRCTNQRATTRVCT; this comes from the coding sequence ATGGCAATGATCTTAGATGCTTTCGTGAAAAGATACATGAACAAACTTGCAGATTTTGTAGAAGGTGAGGCATCAATCATTCTCAACGTGAAGGATGAGCTCCAGAAGCTTCAGAGAAGACTGGAAAGGATCGGAGGTTTTCTTGAACATGCAGAGCGGAAGAGGCATATAGACCCAAACATCAGTAATTGGGTGAGGGAGTTGAAAGATATCATGTATGATGCGGATGATATCATCGACCTTTGTATCATCGAAGGCAGCAAATTATTGGAAAGCCGCCAGTCCATTTCTGCGGTACGCCATCCCTTccctttattttcttgcttcGGTTGTATGAAGTTCTGCTATGAAATTGGTGACAAAATTAGAGATCTTAATAAGAGGCTGGAAGAGATTACAGATTATAGATCAATATTTCCTAATCTAGGAAACCCTAACCAATATGTCCAAGAGAGCGGAGTGAATCCTCGTCAGACTTTTCCAATTGAGTCCAATTCTGATATCGTAGGGACACAAATTGAAGAGGCTACCCAGAGTCTTGTAGAGTCGGTggtcaaagaagaaaaacaaaaaatctgGATTTTGGGGATTGTTGGGATGGGTGGAATCGGCAAAACTACTCTCGCTTCTAATATATACAATGatgaaagaataaaagaaaacttTCCTATACGAGTATGGGTGTGTGTTTCCAAGATTTTTTCAGAGACAAGGTTGCTGCAAGAGATAATTAGGAGCGCAGGTGGAAACTATGGGCAGGCTGAGACGAAGGCTGAACTCATAccctttctttcctctgttctTTCAAGAAGGTTCATTGTTGTATTAGATGATATATGGAGAGCAAATGTATGGGAGGATCTACTCAGATATCCTTTTGAAAGTGCAACGGCTGGTGGTAGGATTGTGATCACCACTCGAGACATAAATGTGGCTAAGAATATGAGAGCACGGGTCCACTATGTTGACAAAATGGGTAGTGATGAAGGCTGGATATTGTTCTGCAAGAAAGTCTTTAGAGATGACGAGAAGGAAGAGatcattaatttaaaaaaaattggcatgaaaATTGTTGACAAATGTGATGGTCTTCCTCTTGCAATCAAGACCATTGCAGGAGTTTTAAGGTCGAAGGAGAGAACCAGCATAGCATGGAATAACGTTCTCAGAAGTGATGCATGGTCTATGAGCCGACTTCAGACAGAACTTCCAGGAGCCTTATTTTTAAGCTATGAAGATTTATCATCTGATCTTAAACAATGTTTCCTTTTTTGCTCGTTATATCCTGAGGACCGTCGGATGAGTCGTAATGATCTTGTTCGATACTGGTTGGCCGAAGGTTTTGTAAAATCACAAGGAGATGTATTGTTAGAAGATTTAGCAGAAGATTACTATAAAGAGTTGATTTGCAGGAATCTTTTACATCCAGTTCCTACAAACACAGATCAGAGTTGGTGCACAATGCACGATCTGCTACGTTCTCTTGCTCAGTTTTTGATAGGAGATGAGAGTGCTGTTGTTGGTGATGGAAAAACGTGCACCACGAACCCCTTGACCAAGCTTCGTCGCTTGTCAATTTCAAATATCGGAGAGAGGCTAGAAATCCCTGATGCAGTGAAGAAGCAGAATTGCTTGAGGACTCTAATTGTCTGGAGTAGTCCCAAAACAAAGATAATTGAGCATGAATTTGGAAGACTCAGGCAGCTACGAGTTTTGAACTTGAACGATATTGAACTGGAGAGCCTTCCTGACTCTATTGGAAACCTGTTACATTTAAGGCACTTGGATCTTGATCGAACGAATGTCAAAAAGTTACCAGAGTCTATCGGACGCCTTCAAAATCTGCAGACATTGAGTCTCTCAGGCTGTCAATTCTTGCACATGCTTCCCAAGGCCATCACAAATTTGTGCAAACTAAGATGCCTTCGCCTCGGTGGAACTCCGTTGAGCCATCTCCCAAGAGGAATAGGCAAACTGACACATCTCAACAATCTTCGAGGATTTGTGGTCGGTGATGATGGTGGCGAGCAAAACCAGGGGTGCGATTTGGAGGAGCTACAATCTCTATCCCAGCTGAGAGCGCTGCGGATAGATAGGTTAGAAAGGTCACGAGCAGGAGCTTCAGTGCTTGCAAACACCTGCTTCCTTAGAAGATTGTATTTGCACTGGCAGCCACCCGAAGCTGAGAACAATCAGCCACGATGTGGAGAGGACGCAATCCAAAATGTGAACAAGATATGCAACGACCTTTCTCCTCTATCCAGCCTAGAAGTGCTTAAGTTCTACAACTTCTTTGGTAGTGGGTTTCCCGGCTGGTTAATGTCATCCTTATTGGGTGCCTCCTTTCCTCACCTGGCATTCTTGCACCTTGTTGCTTGTAAATCATCTCCCCAACTTCCTCCGCTGGGCCTATTGCCCCAACTAAAATTCCTTCGGATTTCAGGAGCAGACGCAATCGTAACAGTCGGACCCGAGCTTCTTGGTCACTGTGCCTCAGCAATAACTGCATTTCCTAGGCTTGAATACCTGCAAATCTGGCACATGCCCAATTGGAAAGAATGGTCGTTTGGCGTGGTGGAAGAGGTTGGCGATGAAATAAGAGGAGCCTCTAAGCTGTTGCCGCATCTCAAGTCCCTACAGCTAAAGGACTGTCCCGAGTTAATAGCTCTTCCGAAAGGTCTGGGCCATGCCACCAACTTGCAGAAATTGAGAATTGTGGGCGCCCACAACCTGAGAGAAATCAAGAACCTTCCCTTCTTAACTGAGGAACTCTACATTGGGAGAAACCTGAGGTTGGAAAGAGTATCCAACTTTCCCTTGCTGAAATCTTTGCAAATAGTGAATTGTTCGAGGTTACAGCACGTGGAGAATTTTGATATGCTGCAATTCCTGGGCCTGGAACATCCTTCTACAGTACAGGGGACCTCAGAGATAGCCTCGCTGGAGTGCCTCACAGACGTTTCCAATAATTTTGATGAACAAATAGAGCACCTCCCACTGTGGTTATTGGACCTACTCGGGCAGCATCAAAATGCTCCAATTGCAATGCAGAACCTCAGAAAATTTATACTGAGATGCAGCTCACCATTATTTGAGAGCTTTCGTAAGGATGCACCAAATCGGCCCATCATTCAGTGGATCCCTGAGGTCTGGATCGAAGACATAGATGGTCCCTTTCGGATACGGTGTACCAACCAACGTGCAACCACAAGAGTTTGCACGTGA